One genomic window of Clostridioides sp. ES-S-0054-01 includes the following:
- a CDS encoding TIGR02536 family ethanolamine utilization protein, which yields MNYDNLVDLIMEEIYKKINSNELKVSNKPKAVIVFEQDNNKFNLLKDEFEIVEFDKSIKECEIVIVSRLCMRGLSNIALGNSTSEEERFILKMIMKGKKVYVLDEGIEYKKYKDTAPKALYKKFMSFEDEMCKFGVEIIKDLNTITKNKLSIKNEVSSAIVSKRENTEVLNKDTVNLTSVESMKIDNEFSLDLRNKKLISEADLRKPTINGVKNILVNKKSIITPLAVDFMRIHHLKLKRV from the coding sequence ATGAATTATGATAACCTTGTAGATTTAATAATGGAAGAAATCTATAAAAAAATAAACAGTAATGAACTAAAAGTATCTAATAAACCTAAGGCTGTGATTGTATTTGAACAAGACAACAATAAATTTAACTTATTAAAAGATGAATTTGAAATAGTAGAATTTGATAAAAGTATAAAAGAATGTGAAATAGTGATAGTTTCAAGACTTTGTATGAGAGGATTATCAAATATAGCACTTGGAAATTCAACAAGTGAGGAAGAAAGATTTATACTAAAAATGATTATGAAGGGCAAAAAGGTATATGTCCTAGATGAAGGAATTGAATATAAAAAATATAAGGATACTGCACCAAAAGCACTATATAAGAAATTTATGTCATTTGAAGATGAAATGTGTAAATTTGGTGTAGAAATTATAAAAGACTTAAATACTATAACTAAAAATAAGTTAAGTATAAAAAATGAAGTATCAAGTGCTATAGTTTCTAAAAGAGAAAATACAGAAGTTTTAAATAAAGATACTGTAAATTTAACCAGTGTAGAAAGTATGAAAATAGATAATGAATTTAGTTTAGATTTAAGAAATAAAAAACTTATATCAGAAGCTGACTTAAGAAAACCAACTATAAATGGGGTCAAAAACATACTAGTTAATAAAAAAAGTATAATAACACCATTAGCTGTAGATTTTATGAGAATACACCATCTCAAACTAAAGAGAGTGTAA
- a CDS encoding EutN/CcmL family microcompartment protein, protein MDIGKVVGNVWATRKDEKLCGQKLLVVKILKTKDTYKEGFMVAADNAGAGNGDLVLISKGSSARESIEKAHVPVDATIVGVVDSFEVFDE, encoded by the coding sequence ATGGATATAGGAAAAGTTGTAGGTAATGTTTGGGCCACAAGAAAAGATGAAAAATTATGTGGTCAAAAACTTTTAGTTGTAAAAATTTTAAAAACTAAAGACACGTACAAGGAAGGCTTCATGGTTGCAGCCGATAATGCAGGAGCAGGAAATGGAGACTTAGTTCTTATATCCAAAGGTTCCTCAGCTAGAGAATCGATCGAAAAAGCTCATGTTCCAGTAGATGCAACTATAGTTGGAGTAGTCGATTCATTTGAGGTGTTTGATGAATAA
- a CDS encoding BMC domain-containing protein: protein MNKSIGAIEFKSIAKGIEVSNEMVKKSSVDVLYLKSICPGKFLIIVGGETSYVNECVDYGIKLGEGYIVDNFVINAISKEILDGFKNKYQELDNIVSIGVVESSKVCAGIKMLDKTLKSGDLVLVKLQLSFAIGGKLVYIVAGDLSSLEYALKESENVVREKEVIYKTVISSVDSQIIKSLIK, encoded by the coding sequence ATGAATAAAAGTATAGGAGCTATAGAGTTTAAAAGTATTGCTAAAGGTATAGAAGTATCCAACGAAATGGTAAAGAAATCTTCAGTTGATGTATTGTACTTAAAAAGTATTTGTCCAGGTAAATTTTTAATAATAGTAGGTGGAGAAACTTCTTATGTAAATGAATGTGTAGACTATGGAATAAAACTTGGAGAAGGATATATTGTAGATAACTTTGTAATAAATGCAATTTCTAAAGAAATATTAGATGGATTTAAAAATAAGTACCAAGAGTTAGATAATATAGTCTCTATAGGCGTTGTCGAAAGTAGTAAAGTATGCGCTGGAATAAAAATGCTTGATAAGACTTTAAAATCAGGCGACTTAGTATTAGTAAAACTTCAATTATCTTTTGCTATAGGAGGAAAATTAGTATATATAGTAGCAGGGGATTTAAGTAGTCTAGAATATGCATTAAAAGAAAGTGAAAATGTAGTAAGAGAAAAGGAAGTAATATATAAGACTGTAATATCATCAGTAGACAGTCAAATAATAAAAAGTCTAATAAAATAA
- the eutH gene encoding ethanolamine utilization protein EutH, with protein MSINEIIIYVMVVFMVLGAIDKCIGNKFGLGEQFEEGIMAMGSLAVAMVGVICLAPVLANVLRPVVVPVFDMLGADPAMFAGSLLANDMGGAPLALELAKDPNAGLFGGLIVGAMMGPTIVFIIPVALGIIEKEDQKFLATGILAGIITIPIGAFVGGLVAGFEVMMVLRNLIPIIIFAVVIALGLLKFENAMIKGFTYFGKGVVIVITLGLAAAIVEALTGIVVIPGMKPIGEGIKIVGDIAIVLAGAFPLVFVITKVFNKPLMALGKVLGMNDVSAAGLVASLANCIPMFGMMKDMDNRGKIINVAFSVSAAFVFGDHLGFTAGFNANMITPMIVAKLVGGITAVLLAMVIANKTLKKENA; from the coding sequence ATGAGTATAAACGAAATTATAATCTATGTAATGGTAGTCTTCATGGTACTTGGAGCTATAGATAAATGTATAGGTAACAAATTTGGTCTTGGAGAACAATTTGAAGAAGGTATAATGGCAATGGGTTCACTTGCAGTTGCAATGGTTGGTGTTATATGCCTAGCTCCAGTGCTTGCTAATGTATTAAGACCAGTTGTAGTACCAGTATTTGATATGCTTGGAGCTGACCCAGCTATGTTTGCTGGAAGTTTATTAGCTAATGATATGGGTGGTGCACCACTGGCACTTGAACTTGCCAAAGACCCTAATGCTGGGTTATTTGGTGGATTAATAGTAGGTGCTATGATGGGACCTACAATAGTATTTATAATACCAGTTGCACTTGGAATAATCGAAAAAGAAGACCAAAAATTCTTAGCAACAGGAATACTTGCAGGGATAATAACAATACCTATTGGAGCATTCGTTGGTGGATTAGTTGCAGGATTTGAAGTAATGATGGTTCTTAGAAATTTAATACCAATAATAATATTTGCAGTAGTTATAGCACTTGGATTATTGAAATTTGAAAATGCTATGATAAAAGGATTCACATATTTTGGAAAAGGTGTAGTAATAGTTATAACTTTAGGACTTGCTGCAGCAATAGTTGAAGCTTTAACAGGAATCGTTGTAATACCTGGAATGAAACCAATAGGTGAAGGTATAAAAATAGTTGGAGATATAGCAATAGTTTTAGCAGGAGCATTCCCATTAGTATTTGTTATAACGAAGGTATTTAATAAACCATTAATGGCTTTAGGAAAAGTTCTTGGAATGAATGACGTATCAGCAGCAGGGCTTGTTGCAAGTTTAGCCAACTGTATACCAATGTTTGGTATGATGAAAGATATGGACAATAGAGGAAAGATAATAAACGTAGCATTTTCTGTATCAGCAGCATTCGTATTTGGAGATCACTTAGGATTTACAGCAGGATTTAATGCTAATATGATAACACCAATGATAGTTGCTAAATTAGTCGGTGGTATAACAGCAGTATTATTAGCTATGGTTATCGCAAATAAGACACTAAAAAAGGAGAATGCATAA
- a CDS encoding DUF861 domain-containing protein, whose protein sequence is MDIANIDKNLIETLVRQIIEEKINGTKDTVDFVRNKDVSGITSIKLPTVKVSESDRLDTGNPSDVVYTKDLFTLEESPRLGCGMMEMKETTFDWTLNYDEIDYVIDGTLDIIIDGRKVSASSGELIFIPKGSKIQFSVPDYARFIYVTYPADWASQN, encoded by the coding sequence ATGGATATAGCAAATATAGATAAAAATTTAATTGAAACATTAGTAAGACAAATAATAGAAGAAAAAATAAATGGAACTAAAGATACTGTAGACTTTGTTAGAAATAAAGATGTTAGTGGAATCACTTCTATAAAATTACCAACTGTAAAGGTTAGTGAGTCTGATAGATTAGATACAGGAAACCCAAGTGATGTAGTTTACACAAAAGATTTATTTACATTAGAGGAAAGCCCAAGATTAGGCTGTGGCATGATGGAAATGAAAGAAACAACTTTTGACTGGACTCTAAACTATGATGAAATAGATTATGTAATAGATGGAACTTTAGATATAATAATAGATGGAAGAAAGGTTTCTGCTTCTTCAGGTGAGTTAATATTTATACCAAAAGGAAGCAAGATACAATTTTCTGTACCTGATTATGCTAGATTTATATATGTAACATATCCAGCAGATTGGGCATCTCAAAATTAA
- a CDS encoding helix-turn-helix domain-containing protein, which yields MSLTKLFQSLYIYNESELFYKNYYFAKQNPESLKLFIDNLNEDYIANNNLIIPYIYNEKIPQLMRDETYFEHNSKDNVILIKHNRYTPQFMHEHIFFEMIYVLSGKCHQVISHHSIHMKEGDICIVSPGVKHSIGVFDDSIIINVLIRRSTFEDAFFDFLRNNNLLSSFFLNSIYKDKQNDYILFHTNDDKSIEISILEMFSEYNKQDRYYNSILNHLIMVFFAKLLRDYEDSIEVPDMTKKDNLKHTNILTYIQDNYVDITLEKLANEFHFSTPYCSKIIKEITGCNFTQLLQRIRLERAESLLINTNIPIADISNNVGYPNVEHFIRLFNKKYNMSPSKYRKSTPKV from the coding sequence ATGAGTTTAACTAAATTATTTCAAAGTCTTTATATTTACAATGAATCTGAATTATTTTATAAAAATTATTATTTTGCAAAGCAAAATCCAGAATCACTAAAGCTATTTATTGATAATTTAAATGAGGATTACATAGCTAATAATAATCTAATTATTCCATATATTTATAATGAAAAGATTCCTCAACTTATGAGAGATGAAACTTATTTTGAGCATAATAGTAAGGATAACGTTATACTTATAAAACATAATCGCTACACACCTCAATTTATGCATGAGCATATATTCTTTGAAATGATTTATGTTTTATCAGGTAAGTGCCACCAGGTAATTAGTCATCATAGCATACATATGAAAGAAGGGGATATTTGTATAGTTTCACCTGGAGTAAAACATTCTATAGGAGTATTTGATGATAGTATTATTATCAATGTATTAATACGTAGGAGTACTTTTGAAGATGCTTTCTTTGATTTTTTAAGAAATAACAATTTACTTTCCTCCTTCTTTTTAAATAGTATTTATAAAGACAAGCAAAATGACTATATTCTTTTTCATACAAATGATGATAAATCAATAGAAATATCTATTTTAGAGATGTTTTCAGAATATAATAAACAAGATAGGTATTACAATAGTATACTTAATCATTTAATAATGGTGTTTTTTGCAAAGTTACTTAGAGACTATGAAGATAGTATAGAAGTTCCTGATATGACGAAGAAAGATAATTTAAAACACACAAATATTCTTACTTATATCCAAGATAATTATGTTGATATAACTTTAGAAAAACTTGCTAATGAATTCCACTTTTCTACACCTTATTGTTCTAAGATTATTAAAGAAATTACCGGTTGTAATTTTACTCAATTATTACAAAGAATTAGACTTGAAAGAGCTGAAAGTTTGTTAATTAACACAAATATTCCTATTGCTGATATTAGCAACAATGTTGGTTACCCAAATGTAGAGCATTTTATTAGATTGTTTAATAAAAAATATAATATGTCTCCTAGTAAATATAGAAAAAGCACGCCTAAAGTCTAA
- a CDS encoding MFS transporter, with product MTTLEVVNEKNGPGIWRQRIGYGSSDLACNLIWQMISLYLLYFYTDVMGLSAVAISFMFIVTRVIDGVTDLLVGYCIDKTNTRWGKSRPYFLFGAVPFALFSVLAFSVPDISLNGKLIYAYVTYIGLSLTYTIVNIPMASILPSLTDDTNERTALSTSRKFFGFLGSTIVSYSALNLVAKFGGTDEALGFRVVMMLFAFIGCAIFLFTFSNVRERVEIKSENVTLSQTIKSLKENKPWKLFALNILFMWTGFFIQSSALIYYFSYNVGSKTLATTVATIMSMVPILANFLVPILAKRLGKRNLYITSAAVQFIGLGIILIANLNTSLIIAGSIVSAFGYGIKESIYFSMQADPVDYGIWKTGVNTTGTLNSINGFLGKCAQAISGGLGGALLAWGGYIAKAEVQPASALVAIKVMYVYIPMALLICSMITMKFYDLDKQYPKIKADLDARNK from the coding sequence ATGACTACTTTAGAAGTTGTTAATGAAAAGAATGGACCAGGAATTTGGCGTCAAAGAATAGGCTATGGGTCATCTGACTTGGCTTGCAACTTAATTTGGCAAATGATATCGTTATATCTTCTATATTTTTACACAGATGTTATGGGATTAAGTGCAGTGGCAATAAGTTTTATGTTTATTGTCACAAGGGTAATTGATGGAGTTACAGATTTATTGGTTGGTTATTGTATAGATAAAACAAATACTCGTTGGGGTAAATCAAGACCGTATTTCCTATTTGGTGCAGTGCCATTTGCATTGTTTTCAGTACTAGCATTTAGTGTTCCAGATATATCGTTAAATGGAAAGTTAATTTATGCTTATGTTACATATATTGGATTATCTTTAACTTATACTATAGTAAACATTCCAATGGCTTCAATATTACCAAGTTTAACAGATGACACTAACGAGAGAACAGCATTATCAACATCAAGAAAATTCTTTGGATTCTTAGGTTCAACAATAGTAAGCTATAGTGCTTTAAATTTGGTAGCAAAGTTTGGGGGAACTGATGAAGCTCTAGGGTTTAGAGTAGTTATGATGCTATTTGCATTTATAGGATGTGCAATATTCTTATTTACTTTCTCAAATGTAAGAGAACGTGTTGAAATAAAATCTGAAAATGTAACCTTATCCCAAACTATAAAATCATTAAAAGAAAATAAACCTTGGAAATTATTTGCTTTAAACATATTATTCATGTGGACTGGATTCTTTATTCAATCTAGTGCATTAATATATTACTTCTCATACAATGTTGGAAGCAAAACTTTGGCAACAACAGTAGCTACAATTATGTCAATGGTACCAATACTTGCAAACTTCTTAGTACCAATTTTAGCTAAAAGATTAGGAAAACGTAATCTATACATAACTTCAGCAGCAGTACAATTTATAGGTCTAGGAATAATACTAATAGCTAATTTAAATACAAGTTTAATTATAGCAGGCTCTATAGTTTCTGCTTTTGGTTATGGAATAAAAGAAAGTATATATTTCTCAATGCAAGCTGACCCTGTTGATTATGGAATTTGGAAAACAGGGGTAAATACAACTGGAACATTAAACTCAATAAATGGATTTTTAGGAAAATGCGCACAAGCTATATCAGGTGGGTTAGGTGGAGCACTTCTAGCTTGGGGTGGATACATAGCTAAAGCAGAAGTTCAACCAGCAAGTGCATTAGTAGCAATTAAAGTAATGTATGTTTATATTCCAATGGCACTTTTAATATGCTCAATGATAACTATGAAATTTTATGACTTAGATAAGCAGTATCCTAAAATAAAAGCAGATTTAGATGCGAGAAATAAATAA
- a CDS encoding sugar hydrolase yields the protein MSGITNSIKDFRMEINQDFIDKAERLKPNLIEKLVKPKQIVNIKMGKNDWEVVDTKSINELSNISLGKGESICIDFGNHQVGYVSFKIKPVGSPPDAPAHLRIKLGETLCEIGEDSSTYKGSISGSWIQEETMHIDILPDKINMKRRYAFRYLEIKVLDTSPKYKVIVEDVYCNFVSSVDMSEINYLSNIDDDLIQIDKIALKTMQDCMQTVFEDGPKRDRRLWIGDLRLQAITNYETFKNNDLVKRCLYLFAGLTQNRGQVGACLFIEPKLLVDDTALFDYSLFFISCLYDYYEATKDMEVLKELWKVAYIQVQLALERVGINGVVYDSNDWWCFLDWKEGLNKQAGAQGVLIYTLKQAHKLAVILGDNEKKEELEYEIDRVVQGAKNHLWDEKQGFFVSGSEKQVSWISQIWCVLADVFDKETNTKILDNLLNNPPDVDIVTPYAYHHLVECLILNNRKEKALECIRGYWGEMVKDGADCFWELYNPNDKFVSPYGSRIINSYCHAWSCTPSYFIRKYFV from the coding sequence ATGTCTGGTATTACAAATAGTATAAAAGATTTCAGAATGGAGATTAATCAAGATTTCATAGATAAAGCAGAAAGACTAAAACCAAACCTTATAGAGAAATTAGTTAAACCTAAGCAAATTGTTAATATTAAAATGGGTAAAAATGATTGGGAAGTTGTAGATACAAAATCAATAAATGAGTTATCTAATATAAGTTTAGGCAAGGGTGAGAGCATTTGTATTGACTTTGGAAATCACCAAGTGGGATATGTAAGCTTTAAAATAAAGCCAGTAGGTAGCCCACCAGATGCACCTGCCCATTTAAGAATTAAATTAGGAGAAACACTATGTGAAATAGGAGAGGATAGTTCAACTTACAAAGGAAGTATAAGTGGTAGCTGGATTCAAGAAGAGACTATGCATATAGATATTTTACCTGATAAAATTAATATGAAAAGAAGATATGCATTTAGGTATTTGGAAATAAAGGTATTAGATACATCTCCTAAGTATAAAGTAATAGTAGAAGATGTGTATTGTAATTTTGTATCATCAGTGGATATGTCAGAGATAAATTATTTATCAAATATTGATGATGACTTAATTCAAATAGATAAAATAGCTTTGAAAACTATGCAAGATTGTATGCAAACTGTTTTTGAAGATGGTCCAAAACGTGATAGACGCCTTTGGATAGGAGATTTAAGGCTACAAGCTATAACAAATTATGAAACTTTTAAAAATAATGATTTAGTAAAAAGATGTTTATATCTTTTCGCAGGGTTAACTCAAAATAGAGGTCAAGTAGGAGCATGTTTGTTTATAGAACCTAAATTATTAGTGGATGATACTGCTTTATTTGACTATTCATTATTCTTTATATCATGTTTATATGACTATTATGAGGCAACTAAGGATATGGAAGTTTTAAAAGAATTATGGAAAGTTGCATACATTCAAGTTCAGTTAGCTTTAGAAAGAGTTGGAATTAATGGTGTGGTTTATGATAGTAATGATTGGTGGTGTTTCTTAGATTGGAAAGAGGGATTAAACAAACAGGCAGGGGCACAAGGAGTATTAATATATACTTTAAAACAAGCTCATAAGTTAGCTGTAATATTAGGCGATAATGAAAAAAAAGAAGAGCTTGAGTATGAAATAGACAGAGTGGTTCAAGGTGCTAAAAATCATTTATGGGATGAAAAACAAGGATTCTTTGTAAGTGGCAGTGAAAAGCAAGTTTCTTGGATATCTCAAATATGGTGTGTTCTTGCTGATGTATTTGATAAAGAAACAAATACAAAGATATTAGATAACTTATTAAATAATCCACCTGATGTGGATATAGTTACTCCATATGCATATCATCATCTAGTTGAATGTTTAATATTAAATAATAGAAAAGAAAAAGCCCTTGAATGTATAAGAGGTTATTGGGGTGAAATGGTTAAGGATGGAGCTGATTGTTTCTGGGAGCTATATAATCCAAACGATAAGTTTGTATCTCCTTATGGTTCAAGGATAATAAACAGCTATTGTCATGCCTGGAGTTGTACACCGTCTTATTTTATAAGAAAATATTTTGTATAG
- a CDS encoding MarR family transcriptional regulator: MEEIVKKEQASMNDIFLYLKAKSNSLYKFVILYNEFINKPKDYGTGELINMAEVHMLTAIEENPGITPTQLAKMWNRTKGAISQTISKLEKKGYITKEKKEGNAKTILLYPTTSGVELSKAHKLYDTIDVTRTFEYLIKECTLEEIDSFYKVIDLFINLLEESPQENNDSEKE; this comes from the coding sequence ATGGAAGAGATAGTAAAGAAAGAGCAAGCAAGTATGAATGATATTTTTTTGTATCTTAAAGCGAAATCAAACTCATTATATAAATTTGTAATATTATATAATGAGTTTATCAATAAGCCTAAAGATTATGGGACTGGGGAACTTATAAACATGGCTGAGGTGCATATGCTAACAGCGATTGAAGAAAATCCAGGAATAACTCCAACTCAATTAGCTAAAATGTGGAATAGAACTAAAGGTGCAATATCTCAGACTATATCTAAATTAGAGAAAAAAGGTTATATAACTAAAGAAAAAAAAGAAGGAAATGCAAAAACTATATTGCTATATCCGACAACATCAGGAGTAGAGTTAAGTAAGGCACATAAGCTATATGATACCATAGATGTTACAAGAACGTTTGAATACTTAATCAAAGAATGTACATTAGAGGAAATAGATAGTTTTTATAAAGTAATTGATTTGTTTATTAATTTATTAGAAGAATCTCCACAGGAAAATAATGATTCTGAAAAAGAGTAG
- a CDS encoding amidohydrolase has translation MNLKQLSEKYEDYVIQMRREFHKYPELSFKEIRTAQRIREELQKIGVPFVSIEPNIVIATIKGKKEGKTIAIRGDIDALPMKEDSDVEYKSEYDGIMHSCGHDAHGAMLLGLAHMLNDIKEDLEGRVLLVFQAAEEVGGGHNEIIQYFKENGGPDRLIATHVWSNIEAGKISVEPGPRMAGGSGWRIDITGRGGHGSRPDQSIDPIKPACDIVLKVSSIPVNHVSVLEQCVVHACAIHGGTTIGNIIPNSAEVIGGYRHFTEESGKKVFDTIKQISKGVGQVYGVDVKVTHTGGIGPVINDEEAVKMAKEVVSNIDGLELDPYEPICASDCYGEILKEYSGFYCYLGVGNKEKGIIYAQHHPKYNIDEDTLKLGLEFMAKYAVEFLNKK, from the coding sequence ATGAATTTAAAACAATTAAGTGAAAAATATGAAGACTATGTAATTCAGATGAGAAGAGAATTCCATAAGTATCCAGAATTATCTTTTAAAGAAATAAGAACAGCTCAAAGAATAAGGGAAGAACTACAAAAAATAGGGGTACCTTTTGTATCTATTGAACCAAATATTGTAATAGCTACGATAAAAGGTAAAAAAGAAGGTAAGACAATTGCAATTAGAGGAGATATAGATGCACTTCCAATGAAAGAAGATTCAGATGTAGAATACAAATCAGAATATGATGGAATAATGCACTCTTGTGGACATGATGCTCATGGAGCTATGTTACTAGGACTTGCACATATGTTAAATGATATAAAAGAAGATTTAGAAGGTAGAGTATTATTAGTTTTCCAAGCAGCTGAGGAAGTTGGTGGAGGACACAATGAGATAATACAGTACTTTAAGGAAAATGGAGGGCCAGATAGATTAATAGCTACTCATGTTTGGTCAAATATTGAAGCTGGTAAAATTTCTGTTGAACCAGGACCTCGTATGGCTGGTGGTTCTGGTTGGAGAATAGATATAACAGGTAGAGGTGGTCATGGTTCTAGACCGGATCAAAGTATAGACCCGATAAAGCCAGCTTGCGATATAGTTTTAAAAGTATCCTCTATACCAGTTAATCATGTAAGTGTACTAGAACAATGTGTTGTACATGCATGTGCAATACATGGAGGAACTACAATAGGAAATATTATTCCAAACAGTGCAGAGGTAATAGGTGGATACAGACATTTTACTGAAGAGTCAGGTAAAAAAGTGTTTGATACTATAAAGCAAATAAGTAAGGGTGTTGGACAAGTTTACGGAGTGGATGTGAAAGTTACTCATACTGGAGGTATAGGACCTGTTATAAATGATGAGGAAGCAGTTAAGATGGCTAAAGAAGTAGTTTCTAATATAGATGGATTAGAGTTAGATCCTTATGAGCCAATATGTGCATCAGATTGTTATGGTGAAATATTAAAAGAGTATTCCGGTTTTTATTGTTATCTAGGGGTAGGTAACAAAGAAAAAGGAATAATATATGCACAACATCATCCTAAGTACAATATAGATGAAGATACATTAAAGTTAGGTTTAGAATTTATGGCTAAGTATGCAGTTGAATTTTTAAATAAAAAATAA
- a CDS encoding AbgT family transporter, which yields MQSALKEDKKKSGGGFLGWIERVGNKMPHPLALFTYITLIVVVLSAIASFLGFSATSPATGKLIEVMNLISAEGLVLFMQGFVKNFQNFPVLGVVLVMAVATGVCEKTGFFSTAIKMSLSKVKGNAVVFIIAFIGVFANQAGDAAFVLVPTLAGAIFYGLGRNPLAGIFCGFASVGGGFATAVIPGGWDVTLTPITVSAAQTIQPAFDMTLLASYYALFVSAFIVAIVSTIVTVKFIEPKLGKYTGKPEGMDDNQGFEVTKEQAKAAKSAGFTVLAYVALLVALCIPANSFLRSPEGSLIFGAPLMSCLQFFIVILFFLPGIVYGMKVGKIKTVKDLNDILCQSMATMTPFIVLAIVIGQFLTLFSVSNLAQVLAIKGGALLNSLPLPPQAIILLFLVLVAFINIFVISGSTKWMIFGPVFVPMLMQLNIHPAFTQFVYRLGDSVTNHLSPLNAFFIILLATVQKYDKNAGMGTIFSAMIPYTIGYFAVLAVLVVVWMTIGIPVGIGGQVWL from the coding sequence ATGCAAAGTGCATTAAAGGAAGATAAGAAAAAAAGCGGTGGAGGATTTTTAGGGTGGATTGAAAGAGTTGGAAATAAAATGCCACATCCACTAGCATTATTTACATATATTACATTGATAGTAGTAGTATTATCTGCAATAGCAAGCTTTTTAGGTTTTTCAGCAACAAGCCCTGCTACAGGCAAGTTAATAGAAGTTATGAACTTAATAAGTGCAGAAGGTTTAGTACTATTTATGCAAGGGTTTGTTAAGAACTTCCAAAACTTCCCTGTACTGGGGGTAGTTCTAGTTATGGCAGTTGCAACAGGGGTTTGTGAAAAAACAGGATTTTTTTCAACTGCTATAAAAATGAGTTTATCAAAAGTTAAGGGGAATGCGGTTGTATTTATAATAGCTTTTATAGGAGTATTTGCTAATCAAGCTGGTGATGCTGCTTTCGTATTAGTACCAACTCTTGCAGGGGCAATATTTTATGGATTAGGTAGAAATCCATTAGCTGGTATATTTTGTGGATTTGCATCAGTTGGTGGTGGATTTGCAACAGCTGTAATTCCTGGGGGATGGGATGTTACGCTAACACCAATAACTGTATCAGCAGCTCAAACTATTCAACCTGCGTTTGATATGACATTATTAGCTAGTTATTATGCACTATTTGTGTCTGCATTTATAGTAGCTATAGTATCAACAATAGTAACTGTTAAATTTATAGAACCTAAATTAGGTAAATATACTGGTAAGCCAGAAGGCATGGATGATAATCAAGGTTTTGAGGTTACAAAAGAACAAGCAAAAGCAGCGAAGTCAGCAGGTTTTACCGTGTTAGCTTACGTAGCATTATTAGTTGCTTTATGTATACCGGCTAATAGTTTTTTAAGAAGTCCAGAAGGTTCTTTAATATTTGGGGCACCACTTATGTCTTGCTTACAGTTTTTTATAGTGATACTATTCTTTTTACCAGGGATTGTGTATGGAATGAAGGTTGGTAAAATCAAGACTGTAAAAGACTTAAATGATATATTATGTCAATCAATGGCAACAATGACACCGTTTATCGTACTTGCAATAGTTATAGGTCAGTTCTTAACACTATTTTCAGTGTCTAACCTAGCACAGGTACTAGCTATAAAAGGTGGAGCATTGCTTAACTCATTGCCATTACCACCGCAAGCTATAATACTGCTATTTTTGGTGCTAGTAGCATTTATAAATATATTTGTTATAAGTGGAAGTACAAAATGGATGATATTTGGACCAGTATTTGTTCCGATGTTAATGCAATTAAACATACATCCAGCATTTACTCAGTTTGTATATAGATTAGGGGATTCTGTAACTAATCATTTATCACCATTAAATGCATTCTTTATAATACTTTTAGCAACAGTTCAAAAATACGATAAAAATGCAGGTATGGGAACTATATTCTCAGC